A window of the Desulfopila inferna genome harbors these coding sequences:
- the miaB gene encoding tRNA (N6-isopentenyl adenosine(37)-C2)-methylthiotransferase MiaB: MSSSFFIKTFGCQMNERDSEIIAQSLQQHDYVEALDMDSADLIVLNTCSIRAKAEQKVMSLLGYLRKNKKRNPKLKICVAGCVAQQEGKALIERMPHVNLVVGTQHINQIPALIANTDKHSQVATELKTDYQIPRFIPETETHDNWEAPQFSGGKRPFSKFVTIMQGCNNYCTYCVVPHTRGREVSRMFKDIVDEVKVLVESGVQDITLLGQNVNSYGLTNQVSDDGSACSFPQLLKKVSQVPNLKRLRFTTSNPKDLSHDLMRCFRDLPNLCPQFHLPVQSGSDKVLKRMNRKYTMEKYIQLVQDLREYCPEIILTTDIIVGFPGETEDDFQKTMELLEIVRFDGSFSFKYSDRPGTSSVKLAGKVDEEEKSRRLRLFQNRQNEICLDQNNKHIGRIYEVMVESGSAGKYQCRSITNHIVHIEAPSIFEPGSLISVKIHHAGHHSLQGKVL, from the coding sequence ATGTCCTCGTCATTTTTTATTAAAACCTTTGGTTGCCAGATGAACGAACGCGATTCTGAAATCATTGCCCAATCCTTGCAACAGCATGATTACGTTGAAGCTCTGGATATGGATTCTGCCGATCTTATTGTCCTCAATACGTGTTCCATACGCGCAAAGGCAGAGCAGAAGGTCATGAGTTTGCTTGGCTATCTCCGTAAAAATAAAAAGCGGAATCCAAAATTGAAAATTTGTGTGGCTGGATGTGTTGCTCAGCAGGAAGGCAAGGCTTTAATAGAGCGAATGCCTCATGTCAATCTGGTAGTCGGAACTCAGCATATCAACCAGATTCCGGCATTAATTGCCAACACCGACAAACACAGCCAGGTGGCAACCGAACTCAAAACTGATTATCAGATCCCTCGGTTCATTCCGGAAACGGAAACACACGATAACTGGGAAGCACCTCAATTCTCGGGCGGTAAAAGACCTTTTAGTAAATTTGTAACCATCATGCAGGGCTGCAATAATTATTGTACGTATTGTGTTGTTCCGCATACACGCGGGCGAGAAGTGTCTCGAATGTTCAAAGACATAGTTGATGAAGTTAAAGTATTGGTTGAATCAGGTGTGCAAGATATCACCCTACTTGGCCAGAACGTCAATTCCTATGGATTAACCAATCAGGTAAGCGATGATGGTTCCGCGTGCTCCTTTCCGCAGCTTCTGAAAAAGGTCTCTCAGGTGCCTAATTTGAAAAGGCTTCGTTTTACTACTTCAAATCCCAAAGACCTGTCCCATGATTTGATGAGATGCTTTAGGGATCTCCCCAACCTTTGTCCGCAGTTTCATCTCCCTGTCCAATCCGGCTCCGATAAAGTACTTAAACGGATGAATCGTAAATATACCATGGAGAAATATATACAACTCGTCCAGGACCTACGAGAATATTGCCCTGAGATCATTCTGACTACGGATATTATAGTTGGTTTTCCCGGGGAAACGGAGGACGACTTTCAAAAGACCATGGAACTACTGGAGATTGTCCGATTTGATGGCTCTTTCTCGTTTAAATATTCCGACAGACCGGGTACTTCGTCCGTCAAGCTCGCCGGGAAAGTTGATGAAGAAGAAAAATCTCGCCGATTACGGCTTTTTCAAAATAGGCAGAACGAAATATGTCTGGATCAGAATAACAAGCATATAGGCAGGATATATGAGGTAATGGTTGAATCTGGAAGTGCAGGAAAATATCAGTGCCGATCCATCACCAATCATATCGTCCATATAGAGGCTCCTTCCATCTTTGAGCCAGGCAGCCTGATATCAGTCAAAATCCATCATGCAGGGCACCACTCTCTCCAGGGAAAAGTTTTATAG
- a CDS encoding cell wall hydrolase: MTILEGILWLTLNVYHEARSEPQVGQVAVAHVTLNRAETLNLSIKEVVRQPYQFSWTFQKKSYIPDDPQAFFKCMHSVYLALQTHDFTTGATFYHLDKIDPYWASELQYVNQYGSHKFYKK; encoded by the coding sequence ATGACAATTTTAGAAGGAATTTTGTGGCTGACTCTCAATGTGTACCACGAAGCGCGGTCGGAACCGCAGGTAGGTCAGGTTGCTGTTGCTCATGTTACCCTTAATCGGGCCGAAACTCTTAACTTATCGATAAAGGAGGTTGTACGGCAACCATATCAGTTCTCCTGGACATTTCAAAAAAAATCATATATCCCCGATGATCCGCAAGCTTTTTTCAAATGCATGCATTCCGTTTATCTTGCCCTTCAAACTCATGATTTCACTACGGGGGCGACTTTTTACCATCTTGATAAGATTGATCCCTATTGGGCATCTGAACTCCAGTATGTCAATCAGTACGGCTCCCATAAATTTTATAAAAAATAA
- a CDS encoding DegT/DnrJ/EryC1/StrS family aminotransferase produces MPGFELFGEEEKKEIADVLDTGVLFRYEFPEQRKGIYKVKELEDKFAAYCGVTHAQAVTSGTAALKVALMALGVGPGDEVITQGFTFVATWEAILDVGAIPVFTEVNETLNMDPADLRKKINDRTKCIIPVHMLGSAAEISEIISIAEEFGIPVLEDTAQAAGGKVNGRSLGSFGRCGTFSFDPVKTMTTGEGGMIITNDEQLWRNMSEYHDHGHDHIPNPGTRGGEGRNFIGFNYRMMELQGAIGIAQLAKLDFMIKQQKQHKAKLQQAALSIPGVTLRKIIDAEGDSATFFAFLLADKEQCQRVNRHLREKGAGAINFSENTWHFYPQWEHLLAGSTLTSSGWPFSTPEGKRRVVYSPELLPKSTAILERTLVFPISVKMDDDRLKNICEALQGAAAV; encoded by the coding sequence ATGCCGGGTTTTGAGCTTTTTGGAGAAGAAGAAAAAAAAGAAATTGCGGATGTCCTTGATACAGGCGTTCTCTTCAGATATGAATTCCCCGAGCAGAGAAAAGGAATTTATAAGGTTAAAGAGCTTGAGGATAAGTTTGCCGCGTATTGCGGAGTGACTCATGCCCAGGCGGTAACATCAGGAACTGCTGCGTTAAAAGTAGCCCTTATGGCTCTGGGAGTTGGACCTGGAGATGAGGTAATAACTCAGGGCTTTACTTTTGTCGCAACCTGGGAGGCAATCCTCGATGTCGGCGCTATTCCTGTTTTTACGGAAGTCAATGAAACCCTGAATATGGATCCTGCGGATCTGAGAAAAAAGATCAACGACAGAACAAAGTGTATCATTCCTGTACATATGCTCGGCTCCGCTGCCGAAATCAGTGAGATTATCTCTATTGCAGAGGAGTTCGGCATTCCTGTTCTGGAAGATACTGCACAGGCTGCCGGAGGAAAAGTCAACGGCAGGTCCCTGGGATCATTTGGCAGATGCGGCACCTTCTCTTTTGATCCGGTAAAAACCATGACCACCGGAGAAGGGGGAATGATCATTACCAACGACGAGCAACTGTGGCGGAACATGTCTGAATATCATGACCATGGCCATGATCATATTCCTAATCCCGGCACTCGTGGAGGCGAAGGCAGAAATTTTATCGGTTTTAACTACCGAATGATGGAACTGCAGGGAGCTATAGGTATTGCTCAGCTCGCCAAGCTGGATTTCATGATCAAGCAGCAGAAACAGCACAAGGCTAAACTGCAACAGGCGGCCTTATCGATCCCAGGTGTAACTCTGCGAAAAATCATCGATGCAGAAGGGGACTCCGCTACTTTCTTTGCCTTCCTGCTGGCAGATAAGGAACAGTGTCAAAGAGTGAACCGACATCTCAGAGAAAAGGGCGCCGGTGCCATTAATTTCTCGGAAAACACCTGGCATTTCTATCCTCAATGGGAACATCTTCTCGCTGGTTCGACGCTTACCTCTTCGGGATGGCCTTTTTCTACACCGGAGGGAAAGAGAAGGGTGGTTTACAGCCCTGAACTCCTGCCTAAATCCACCGCTATCCTGGAGCGCACTCTGGTATTTCCGATCTCAGTAAAAATGGATGACGATAGGTTGAAAAATATATGCGAAGCACTGCAAGGTGCCGCTGCCGTTTAG
- the panD gene encoding aspartate 1-decarboxylase, which translates to MLKAKLHKATITQADLTYEGSLTIDRDLMDAVGIIPFEMVRVYNINNGERFETYAIAGERRSGMIGLNGAAARKGMVGDRIIIATFAHFSSTELEGYHPRIALIDQNNTIKQMLTK; encoded by the coding sequence ATGCTGAAAGCCAAGCTTCACAAGGCAACAATAACCCAGGCTGATCTTACCTACGAGGGTAGCCTGACCATAGATAGAGATCTTATGGACGCCGTCGGCATCATTCCGTTCGAAATGGTCAGGGTATACAACATCAACAATGGTGAAAGGTTTGAAACCTATGCTATCGCCGGCGAAAGACGGTCCGGAATGATCGGCCTGAACGGCGCCGCGGCCAGAAAAGGGATGGTCGGAGATCGAATCATCATCGCCACTTTTGCTCACTTTTCCAGCACTGAATTGGAAGGATACCATCCCAGAATTGCCTTGATCGACCAAAATAACACGATAAAACAGATGTTAACCAAATAA
- the panC gene encoding pantoate--beta-alanine ligase, translating to MIIVKNASHLAPQISQWKREGKTIGLVPTMGFFHAGHLALMQEAGKQCNKTVVSIFVNPRQFGPGEDLEKYPRSFDRDAQLAKEAGVDLLFAPTPEEMYPRGYQTSISVQNLSKGLCGQSRPGHFDGVATVVAKLFNLVQPDTAVFGEKDFQQLALLRQMNADLNFGVDIIGHPIVREKDGLAMSSRNQYLDRDERKTAVCLYKALQHGIKKIAESQRIPVVKLIEELQDIVNEGQGCRADYIAVVDPATLESQEVAQKGALVALAVFINDKVRLIDNAIL from the coding sequence GTGATAATCGTTAAGAATGCCTCGCATCTTGCCCCACAGATAAGCCAATGGAAACGAGAAGGAAAGACCATTGGACTCGTGCCTACCATGGGGTTTTTTCATGCCGGTCATCTGGCATTGATGCAGGAGGCGGGGAAGCAATGCAACAAAACTGTGGTCAGTATTTTCGTCAACCCGCGCCAGTTTGGTCCAGGGGAGGATTTGGAGAAATACCCCAGGAGTTTTGACAGGGATGCGCAACTTGCAAAGGAAGCAGGAGTGGACCTTCTTTTTGCTCCAACGCCTGAAGAGATGTATCCCAGAGGATACCAGACCTCTATTTCGGTACAAAACCTTTCTAAGGGTCTTTGCGGCCAAAGCCGTCCCGGTCACTTCGATGGCGTTGCCACTGTCGTGGCAAAACTTTTTAATCTGGTCCAACCTGATACAGCCGTTTTTGGTGAAAAGGATTTTCAGCAGCTTGCTCTTCTACGACAGATGAATGCTGATCTAAACTTTGGCGTTGATATCATTGGTCATCCTATAGTAAGAGAAAAAGACGGACTGGCCATGAGTTCCCGGAACCAGTATCTTGATAGGGATGAGAGGAAAACGGCTGTATGTCTTTATAAGGCATTGCAGCATGGAATCAAGAAAATAGCTGAATCACAAAGAATCCCGGTAGTTAAGCTCATAGAAGAACTGCAAGACATTGTCAATGAAGGGCAGGGATGCAGAGCTGATTATATAGCCGTTGTCGATCCGGCAACCCTGGAATCACAGGAAGTTGCCCAAAAAGGTGCTCTTGTAGCGCTGGCCGTTTTTATCAACGACAAAGTGCGACTCATAGACAATGCTATTCTCTAG
- a CDS encoding YfgM family protein produces the protein MSERSPFEKIHVDERDKADLGGVLDQLNLPPAVIDFVRKNQKSIFIIIGVVTVIVVVWALYGSYEDNRRAESSTALTVAQNLEDEKRMKALEQVATDYSGTDAANWAKIELARDAIKNDNLEKALQQYGEVSEDISTTNPLYPLVTFGLAQVQESLAHYDEAIQHYTTLKNITGYESIGYNGTARIHEIQGNIQSAINEYEQYRGTLSGDSTGTGEHAYITEKISRLKASM, from the coding sequence ATGTCAGAACGGAGTCCGTTTGAAAAAATTCATGTAGATGAAAGAGACAAGGCCGATCTGGGCGGAGTCCTTGATCAGTTGAACCTGCCGCCGGCTGTTATAGATTTTGTGCGGAAAAACCAGAAAAGCATATTCATTATTATTGGTGTGGTTACGGTTATTGTCGTTGTCTGGGCGCTGTATGGATCCTATGAGGATAACAGACGTGCCGAAAGCAGTACGGCTTTAACAGTAGCGCAAAACCTTGAAGACGAGAAAAGGATGAAGGCACTGGAGCAGGTTGCCACTGATTATTCCGGAACAGATGCTGCTAACTGGGCTAAAATAGAACTGGCAAGAGATGCAATTAAAAATGATAATCTGGAAAAAGCACTGCAGCAGTATGGCGAAGTCAGCGAGGACATAAGCACCACAAATCCTCTCTATCCCCTGGTCACCTTCGGCCTGGCCCAGGTTCAGGAATCCCTTGCACATTACGACGAGGCGATACAGCATTATACAACTTTGAAAAATATCACCGGATATGAAAGTATCGGCTATAACGGCACGGCCCGTATCCACGAAATCCAGGGGAACATTCAATCGGCAATCAACGAATATGAGCAATATCGAGGTACATTGAGCGGTGACTCAACTGGTACCGGTGAACATGCCTACATAACTGAAAAAATATCGAGATTAAAGGCATCAATGTGA
- the xseA gene encoding exodeoxyribonuclease VII large subunit: MNYADTINILTVSELTQSIKSSLELQYRFIHIQGEISNLRIPYSGHMYFTLKDRDAQIKAVLFKGQQRYLPGKIKEGQSIICHGKLSVYEPRGEYQIIVDTMDFTGTGDLQIQFEKLKRRLSAEGLFHSDNKIAIPAFPDHIALVTSPTGAAVRDFLKIASMRKFWGKISIIPVTVQGKNASAEIAAAIEMACCSTDADVLVLIRGGGSLEDLWSFNEERTARAIHEATLPVVSGIGHDTDITIADLCADLHTHTPTAAAEAIIADSGALAKVFSNYKQFLMEKMQRRLGENEEKISNLRRIIGDLDLFLANYHLKLDYQTISLSNCIQRKISHLTAKLENTVDRLRNQAPLQKITHQEQKLLHLRHQLSARIHRTIERKEESFIRQAALLDSVSPLSILSRGYSIVSKEGVPAGGKVIITRSDQVERGAVINVHLHQGELECEVLNKKNGN, translated from the coding sequence ATGAACTACGCAGACACCATCAACATTCTCACCGTATCCGAACTTACCCAGTCCATTAAAAGCAGCCTGGAACTGCAATATAGGTTCATTCATATCCAGGGAGAGATCTCAAATCTGCGTATCCCCTATTCCGGACATATGTATTTTACTCTGAAAGACCGCGATGCCCAGATAAAGGCGGTTCTCTTCAAGGGACAGCAGAGATATCTGCCCGGGAAAATCAAGGAAGGTCAATCCATTATCTGTCATGGTAAACTCTCGGTGTACGAACCGCGCGGGGAATATCAAATCATTGTTGATACCATGGATTTTACCGGCACCGGAGATCTGCAGATACAATTTGAGAAGCTCAAGAGAAGGCTTTCAGCAGAAGGTCTTTTTCATAGTGACAATAAAATAGCGATCCCTGCATTCCCTGACCACATAGCCCTGGTCACTTCTCCCACCGGGGCCGCAGTTCGGGATTTTTTAAAAATAGCCTCAATGAGAAAATTTTGGGGAAAAATTTCCATTATTCCCGTAACCGTACAGGGCAAAAATGCCTCCGCTGAAATAGCCGCCGCCATTGAAATGGCCTGTTGTTCAACCGATGCAGATGTCCTTGTTCTAATACGAGGCGGAGGCTCACTGGAGGATCTCTGGTCTTTTAATGAAGAGCGGACTGCTCGGGCAATCCATGAGGCCACCCTTCCCGTTGTCAGCGGAATTGGTCATGACACCGACATCACCATTGCCGATTTATGTGCAGACCTGCACACTCATACACCAACCGCGGCGGCGGAAGCAATTATAGCGGACAGCGGTGCCCTTGCGAAGGTTTTCAGTAATTATAAACAATTTCTGATGGAAAAGATGCAGCGTCGCCTTGGAGAAAATGAAGAAAAAATTAGCAATCTGCGCAGAATAATCGGTGATCTGGATTTATTTCTGGCAAATTACCATCTTAAGCTCGATTATCAGACTATTTCTCTATCCAACTGTATTCAACGCAAGATATCACATCTGACTGCCAAGCTTGAAAATACCGTCGACAGACTGCGCAACCAGGCGCCGCTTCAAAAAATAACCCATCAGGAACAGAAGCTTCTCCATCTTCGCCATCAGCTCTCCGCCAGAATACATCGAACTATTGAACGTAAAGAGGAAAGTTTCATCAGGCAGGCTGCCCTGCTGGATTCGGTGAGCCCGCTTTCTATTTTATCTCGCGGTTATTCAATAGTGAGCAAAGAAGGAGTTCCGGCAGGGGGCAAAGTGATAATAACCAGGTCTGATCAGGTAGAAAGAGGAGCCGTCATCAATGTGCACCTCCATCAGGGGGAATTGGAGTGCGAAGTGTTGAATAAAAAAAATGGCAACTGA
- the ndk gene encoding nucleoside-diphosphate kinase codes for MERTFAIIKPDAFRAGNAGKILARIYEEGFTVRGLKKLYLSKVEAEGFYYVHKDRPFFAELTDFMSSGPCVVMVLEADGAIGKWRKLMGATNPDDAEEGTLRRQFGTFVGENATHGSDAPETAAFEIGYFFSGLELL; via the coding sequence ATGGAACGAACATTTGCAATTATAAAGCCCGATGCTTTCCGTGCCGGCAACGCCGGAAAAATATTGGCACGCATCTATGAGGAAGGTTTTACTGTAAGGGGATTAAAAAAACTCTATCTAAGTAAGGTTGAGGCTGAGGGATTTTACTATGTGCACAAGGATAGACCGTTTTTTGCCGAACTTACCGATTTCATGAGCAGCGGACCATGTGTGGTCATGGTTCTTGAAGCGGATGGCGCCATAGGGAAATGGCGGAAACTGATGGGGGCAACTAACCCGGACGACGCAGAGGAAGGGACTCTGCGGCGACAATTTGGAACTTTTGTCGGAGAAAATGCAACACACGGTTCCGATGCACCGGAAACCGCGGCATTTGAAATAGGGTATTTCTTTTCCGGCCTGGAACTGCTCTAG
- the cbiB gene encoding adenosylcobinamide-phosphate synthase CbiB — MIFEILFIIALLLDGVLGDPRWYPHPVRIIAALAQSLEKVLRMIIADERSAGLAVTFLTLLVTLSTMTSLLYLAGVYSILLQAVFAVLIMYSLIAVKDLLVHSQAVYASLSPVENLEDARNAVGRIVGRDTEYLQNEEVCRACIETVAENMVDGITAPLFWAVVFSLFAAFTPLSEIAMAAIGMTMYKTINTMDSMFGYKNEVYLYFGWAPARLDDVANFIPARLSGLAVVLTSFLMGYDGKNSCRIFFRDRHNHSSPNAGHTEAALAGALGFQFGGPLSYFGEIVIKPFIGDDTERILPHHIIEANRIILTASFVCIFFLLLGRNICIWATMVL, encoded by the coding sequence ATGATTTTTGAAATTCTTTTTATTATAGCGCTACTGCTGGACGGTGTTCTCGGCGATCCCAGATGGTATCCACATCCGGTCAGAATCATAGCAGCACTGGCGCAATCCCTGGAAAAAGTGTTGCGCATGATTATTGCCGATGAAAGGTCGGCAGGTCTGGCGGTTACGTTTTTAACTCTGCTCGTCACACTGTCGACGATGACATCTCTTCTTTATCTTGCTGGAGTGTATTCAATCCTGCTTCAGGCCGTATTTGCCGTTCTTATTATGTATTCTCTTATAGCGGTGAAGGATCTGCTGGTGCACAGCCAGGCGGTCTATGCCTCGCTCTCCCCTGTGGAAAATCTAGAGGATGCCAGAAATGCAGTGGGTCGTATCGTCGGCAGGGATACTGAATACCTGCAGAATGAAGAAGTGTGCAGGGCGTGCATCGAGACGGTCGCGGAAAATATGGTTGATGGAATAACCGCGCCTCTTTTCTGGGCCGTTGTTTTCTCCCTGTTCGCCGCCTTCACACCCCTGAGTGAAATTGCAATGGCCGCAATAGGTATGACAATGTATAAGACGATCAACACCATGGATTCCATGTTCGGGTATAAAAATGAGGTATATCTCTACTTTGGCTGGGCGCCCGCTCGGCTTGACGATGTAGCTAACTTCATACCGGCACGCCTCAGTGGGCTGGCCGTTGTCCTGACCTCATTTCTGATGGGGTATGACGGAAAAAACAGCTGCAGAATTTTTTTTCGCGATCGGCACAATCATTCCAGCCCGAATGCCGGTCATACCGAAGCCGCACTTGCCGGCGCCCTCGGTTTTCAATTCGGCGGTCCCTTAAGCTATTTTGGTGAGATAGTGATAAAACCATTCATCGGCGACGACACAGAAAGAATTTTGCCGCATCACATTATCGAGGCGAACAGGATTATTCTGACTGCGTCATTTGTATGTATTTTTTTTCTTCTGCTCGGTAGAAATATTTGCATTTGGGCAACGATGGTTTTATGA